Proteins encoded within one genomic window of Agrobacterium cucumeris:
- a CDS encoding RolB family protein, translating into MDVDEEGGRQDPGILYLYVDCPTMMRCFYGGSLPYNSTHGALITNLPPYQKDVSLGEVCRGLRQASGFFGYEDVIRSAYFAALSVPGYFVKLDGQMELTSTKGKSLTFDLYASNQLRLEPGALVRHGECKFGME; encoded by the coding sequence ATGGATGTTGACGAAGAGGGCGGTCGCCAAGACCCTGGGATACTGTACCTCTACGTCGATTGCCCGACGATGATGCGATGCTTTTATGGAGGGTCTTTGCCCTACAATTCCACGCACGGCGCGCTCATCACCAATCTTCCACCATACCAGAAAGATGTAAGTCTCGGTGAGGTGTGCAGGGGGCTTAGGCAGGCATCAGGATTCTTTGGATACGAGGATGTTATCCGGAGCGCCTACTTCGCCGCACTTTCTGTCCCCGGGTACTTCGTCAAGCTGGATGGGCAGATGGAACTAACTTCAACAAAGGGAAAGTCTCTGACCTTCGACCTTTATGCCAGCAACCAGCTCAGGCTCGAACCTGGTGCGTTGGTGAGGCATGGCGAATGCAAATTTGGAATGGAGTGA
- a CDS encoding RolB family protein produces MALNLPLFHSYPQPHITMPPRLLFLQRFQPRDLTKAWNQLNLFNEIQFAFLIYSQVYSKTLMDFQKRWAQGVLDLEENRPPVVILKQLAHLLKNKVCYHPPMLVDQPDLARENDRHVFVYLSREKMQKVLEEKSITFGLEAVLATTMQPYRSDLALQEMVRAHNIAWPHRRVEEPDLEGFIAIFASTLFIHLLELKVTNVYGREVACTFFVRQGTGNRSYDVIACGITQFTKNAGVMPRPAVPSPEPDLTLRLSGPNQKREEGDMKPAIVNLKKETSAT; encoded by the coding sequence ATGGCACTGAACTTGCCGTTATTCCACAGTTATCCCCAACCTCACATCACAATGCCTCCTCGATTACTATTCCTTCAACGCTTTCAACCACGAGATCTCACAAAAGCCTGGAACCAGCTTAACTTGTTCAATGAGATCCAATTTGCATTTTTAATCTATAGCCAAGTCTATAGCAAAACTCTCATGGATTTCCAGAAAAGGTGGGCCCAAGGCGTGCTTGATTTGGAGGAAAACCGTCCGCCGGTGGTCATACTTAAACAACTGGCCCATCTTCTAAAAAACAAAGTATGTTATCATCCCCCCATGCTTGTCGATCAACCGGATTTGGCCAGAGAAAACGACCGACATGTATTTGTCTATCTATCTCGCGAGAAGATGCAGAAAGTACTGGAGGAAAAATCCATCACGTTTGGATTAGAGGCCGTGCTGGCGACCACGATGCAACCCTATCGTAGCGACCTCGCCCTCCAGGAGATGGTCCGTGCTCACAACATTGCTTGGCCGCACCGCCGCGTGGAAGAACCTGATCTGGAAGGTTTTATCGCCATTTTTGCAAGTACCTTGTTCATTCACCTGCTGGAGTTAAAAGTGACAAATGTGTACGGCAGGGAGGTAGCCTGCACCTTCTTCGTGCGGCAAGGCACTGGAAACCGCTCCTATGACGTCATTGCTTGCGGCATCACACAGTTCACCAAAAATGCTGGCGTGATGCCACGACCGGCGGTACCGTCACCGGAGCCAGACCTCACCCTGCGGCTCTCGGGACCCAACCAGAAACGTGAAGAGGGTGATATGAAGCCTGCTATAGTAAATCTGAAGAAAGAAACCTCGGCGACTTGA
- a CDS encoding MmgE/PrpD family protein: MSITAELSDFIAHVREVPQSVSERAKIHVADTLACIYAGTASRPVEILVAVCAPGNDREGIPVPGLGCWSDPALAALLTGTCAHADDFDDTSEFSMNGHPSAPIVSALLPTAFETQASGRAFLRSYAVGIEIACKLGIAVGSAHTRQGWHTMSTLGTLAAAGAAANLRGLDARQTEHALAIACSFAGGILGNTGTMTKSLHCGRAAQAGFLAAKLAESDFTAGSGILEAPSGFLDAFTGGSAATLPALGNPWELVTPGLAVKLYPCCSCTHLAIDGALTIRALSGFDIKAIERINCFVRDECIRYLRFPKPRTGIEAKFSMNYTVATALLQGELTLNDFETNAIAHEDVSELLVKVAMFARSEDSDNPDIEVVFLDGKRLAERRRVPRGAPDDPAGWEEITRKLAGGISRARQSRVADFGKHVWAIRDLDKATRLSDIFSA; the protein is encoded by the coding sequence ATGTCCATAACAGCCGAGCTTTCCGACTTCATCGCCCATGTGCGGGAAGTGCCTCAGTCTGTGTCCGAGCGCGCAAAGATCCATGTGGCCGACACACTCGCTTGCATATATGCTGGCACGGCGTCTCGGCCTGTAGAAATTCTCGTTGCAGTATGCGCACCAGGGAACGATCGGGAGGGCATTCCCGTCCCTGGTCTAGGTTGCTGGAGCGATCCTGCACTGGCGGCTCTTCTGACCGGCACCTGCGCGCATGCAGACGACTTTGATGATACGAGCGAGTTCTCGATGAATGGCCATCCGAGTGCCCCGATCGTCAGTGCGCTGCTGCCGACGGCCTTCGAAACGCAAGCGAGCGGCCGGGCATTCCTGCGGTCCTATGCAGTCGGGATCGAGATCGCCTGCAAGCTTGGCATCGCAGTGGGCAGCGCACATACGCGCCAAGGGTGGCATACGATGTCGACGCTCGGGACTCTCGCAGCTGCCGGCGCTGCGGCCAACTTGCGTGGCCTCGACGCGCGCCAAACGGAGCACGCACTCGCGATCGCGTGCTCCTTTGCCGGGGGCATCCTTGGCAACACCGGAACGATGACGAAGAGTTTGCATTGCGGCCGGGCCGCTCAAGCTGGCTTCCTTGCTGCAAAGCTGGCAGAAAGCGACTTCACGGCCGGATCTGGCATCCTTGAGGCACCATCCGGTTTCCTGGATGCATTCACAGGCGGATCAGCAGCAACGTTGCCAGCTCTCGGCAACCCTTGGGAACTTGTTACCCCCGGCCTTGCAGTAAAGCTTTATCCTTGCTGCAGCTGCACCCATCTTGCAATTGATGGCGCATTGACGATCCGAGCGCTGTCTGGTTTCGACATCAAAGCGATCGAACGGATCAACTGTTTCGTCCGCGACGAGTGCATCCGCTATCTGCGCTTTCCGAAGCCGAGAACGGGAATCGAGGCGAAGTTCAGCATGAACTATACGGTGGCGACCGCCCTGCTCCAAGGCGAGTTAACGCTGAACGATTTTGAAACGAACGCCATCGCACATGAGGACGTTTCCGAGCTATTGGTCAAGGTGGCGATGTTCGCGCGGAGTGAGGATTCGGACAACCCCGACATCGAAGTGGTCTTCCTGGACGGAAAGCGACTGGCCGAGCGGCGGCGTGTGCCGCGAGGGGCGCCCGACGATCCAGCCGGATGGGAGGAAATCACCAGGAAACTGGCGGGAGGCATTTCCCGCGCAAGGCAGTCGAGGGTGGCCGATTTCGGAAAGCATGTTTGGGCGATCCGTGATCTGGACAAGGCAACCCGGTTGTCCGATATCTTTTCAGCATAG
- a CDS encoding amino acid ABC transporter permease — translation MNFDLHYFLELVFSPPPQLIYAVWLTVSVTLTSMAVGIIAGLFLALFGLSLYGALRGFNWLYVWFFRGTPILVQLFLIYFGLPYLIGVDIFPSTITTPAFSISGAIVAGIFAFSLHEAAYMSEITRAGIRSVEKGQSEAAQALGMLPSLAMRRIILPQALRIILPSLGNQCNMMFKTTAFLSVIAVPELVHVADSLRSQNFKTFEVYAAISVYYLVLTGVWTVLQQWIENRLSWSPRTAAREPESNAPNLLQMET, via the coding sequence ATGAACTTTGACCTGCACTATTTCCTCGAGCTGGTTTTCTCGCCACCACCGCAGCTTATATATGCTGTCTGGCTCACCGTCTCCGTCACTCTCACATCAATGGCGGTCGGGATCATTGCGGGACTGTTCCTGGCACTATTCGGACTGAGCCTGTATGGCGCGCTTAGAGGTTTCAACTGGCTTTACGTCTGGTTCTTCCGAGGAACTCCTATCCTCGTGCAGTTGTTTCTAATCTATTTTGGGCTGCCCTACCTGATCGGTGTTGACATCTTCCCGTCGACAATCACGACGCCGGCGTTTTCCATCAGCGGAGCGATTGTCGCTGGCATATTCGCATTCAGCTTGCACGAAGCAGCATATATGAGCGAGATCACGCGGGCCGGCATCCGATCGGTCGAGAAAGGACAAAGCGAGGCCGCACAGGCATTGGGCATGTTGCCGTCGTTGGCGATGCGCCGGATCATCCTCCCCCAGGCGCTTCGCATCATCCTCCCCTCGCTCGGAAACCAATGCAACATGATGTTCAAGACCACTGCGTTCCTGAGCGTCATCGCCGTTCCAGAACTCGTACACGTCGCCGACAGCCTGCGATCGCAAAACTTCAAGACCTTCGAAGTTTATGCGGCGATCTCCGTCTACTATCTCGTGCTGACCGGGGTGTGGACCGTCCTTCAACAATGGATCGAGAACCGGCTGTCCTGGAGTCCTCGCACTGCTGCGCGCGAGCCCGAGTCGAACGCCCCCAACCTGTTACAGATGGAAACCTGA
- a CDS encoding LysR family transcriptional regulator: MPKIDFPHLAAFVVSCDSPTMAHAAAKLGLTPSALSAKLSTLEAQIGVTLFGRKGRNSFPLRSAVWLYNRSVRLLLAEEYLSHAKLGGSAAPSAPVILKLDVDYTWTAISYAVITAIRRFHSKPDHPYVDLIFTGTGAFGMQNGPSHLLSDAVPLGQLKIQHTIGTGVSGPSVVVAPDHWTRLTHTVGERPERGDIAPKTEIPDLPGTLQSDTKFDRSSGIATSRISTTDRSLQDLRGLIDDIRKSDLLLPQLTVPQRLRIQGITAVPVIRSPSCCVTAELSNDHELLLNLLNDVRKGVEAPSGWSEATNFHPKVSLKQISTVNRVVQTGSMASAARVAGRTAPMIPAQLEQIEYALGTRLIDRKKTGSEPTDDAERLHSLFVGVERAFNDTLGERSHIAAAFEQSIRIALPVSWSADSLTSECMAVALSAFHNEFPNCQIEVVEGPRHVLHHGVLTGRFNIAVVGRIDPQVGSLLIGRSEDVVLIVNRKLNFAPQAERVSADELRSIPLLLAPSQLTMHQTLLTALAKSTVQLEPVMRLGSVPLIVSVLRRSPLGTILPASVMIKEIEAGIVDTFSLDHLVPPRRLWAIFSTSTPLNETERALISHVKEAFQEANSSNGRVVP; this comes from the coding sequence ATGCCCAAGATCGACTTTCCGCATCTGGCAGCTTTCGTTGTCAGTTGCGACAGTCCAACGATGGCGCATGCGGCCGCGAAGCTTGGTCTCACACCATCGGCATTGAGTGCCAAGCTCAGCACGCTCGAAGCCCAGATTGGAGTGACGCTTTTTGGTCGCAAAGGGCGTAACTCCTTTCCGCTACGCTCGGCGGTCTGGCTGTACAATCGCAGTGTTCGTCTCCTCCTTGCCGAGGAATATTTGAGTCATGCCAAACTTGGCGGCAGCGCGGCGCCTTCGGCGCCCGTCATCCTCAAATTAGACGTTGACTATACCTGGACAGCAATTTCCTACGCTGTAATCACGGCGATCCGCCGCTTCCATTCCAAACCCGACCACCCTTATGTAGACTTGATCTTCACGGGTACTGGCGCCTTCGGAATGCAGAACGGTCCCAGCCATCTTCTGTCAGACGCGGTGCCACTCGGGCAGCTCAAGATCCAACATACCATCGGTACTGGGGTATCCGGACCTTCTGTTGTCGTTGCTCCAGACCATTGGACGAGGCTGACCCATACGGTTGGGGAGCGACCCGAGCGTGGTGACATTGCTCCAAAAACCGAAATTCCCGATCTGCCGGGTACACTGCAAAGCGACACGAAATTCGACCGCTCCAGCGGTATCGCGACATCACGGATTTCCACCACCGATCGAAGTCTGCAGGATCTCCGAGGGCTCATCGACGACATCCGCAAGTCGGATCTACTTCTGCCCCAACTGACTGTACCCCAGCGTCTTCGCATCCAGGGCATCACTGCGGTTCCGGTAATTCGCAGTCCGTCGTGCTGCGTGACCGCAGAGCTCTCTAACGACCATGAACTTCTGTTAAATCTGCTAAATGATGTCCGCAAAGGCGTCGAGGCCCCTTCGGGCTGGTCCGAAGCCACGAATTTCCATCCCAAGGTTAGCCTGAAGCAGATTTCTACCGTGAATCGTGTGGTGCAGACCGGCAGCATGGCGAGCGCTGCCCGCGTCGCCGGACGGACTGCTCCGATGATACCGGCCCAGCTTGAACAGATCGAATATGCGCTCGGGACAAGGCTTATCGACCGGAAGAAGACCGGTTCTGAACCGACCGATGATGCTGAAAGGCTGCATTCGCTGTTTGTCGGCGTTGAGAGGGCTTTCAACGACACTCTGGGCGAACGAAGCCACATAGCTGCGGCCTTTGAACAATCAATTCGGATTGCGTTACCGGTGAGTTGGAGCGCAGATTCCTTGACGTCCGAATGCATGGCCGTGGCGCTTAGCGCATTTCACAATGAATTTCCGAACTGCCAAATCGAGGTTGTGGAGGGCCCTCGACATGTACTGCATCATGGCGTTCTAACCGGCCGTTTCAATATTGCTGTCGTTGGTAGGATCGATCCGCAAGTAGGCTCTCTACTAATTGGCCGCAGCGAAGACGTCGTCCTGATCGTCAATAGGAAGCTGAATTTTGCGCCTCAGGCCGAGAGAGTTTCGGCAGACGAGCTGAGGAGCATCCCGCTCCTTCTGGCACCTTCACAGCTCACAATGCATCAAACTCTTCTGACGGCACTTGCGAAGTCTACTGTGCAGCTCGAGCCGGTAATGCGGTTGGGTTCGGTACCTCTGATCGTCTCGGTTTTGCGTCGTTCACCTCTTGGCACGATCTTGCCAGCGTCGGTGATGATCAAGGAGATCGAGGCAGGGATCGTGGACACGTTCTCTCTCGACCATTTAGTCCCGCCGCGGCGACTATGGGCAATATTCTCCACCTCCACGCCGCTTAACGAGACTGAACGTGCTTTGATCAGCCACGTAAAGGAAGCGTTTCAGGAGGCTAATTCATCCAACGGCAGAGTTGTACCTTAA
- a CDS encoding FAD-dependent oxidoreductase encodes MPSINKRKFYILSILHIYMMDLPYNRPRFPPFAITGLPSAAKLKRAISRAFVCYDQFCDELLQYQQRWTDWVFDHGFAEAIEDMALVFQIEPCLHGPRTGTLEVLRSCRTKVFIYTSYRRLRHFVENQCIAQPGDAVLACMIPPYVSDLSLQEMSRAHNSFCPGSHTSIADVQCFIAIQLSSLFVEEGTCDVHGRNGLKTTCRFFRRPAECFSRYDIVAIGSVLFHNALHQPANYNEDLSCFDLRYDYQVFLHERDANDGVGHYPEGTPLPSVAIVGGGLSGLVAAAELLDAGVREIALFTPVDEVRSLGVSPMSNGDARQVLTSFGVMPISGNQVCLSYYLDKFRIPSSLRFPCAGNDHTALYFRKKRYEWPAGQAPPGEFQRISAGWEKLLYHGCERNGRRLIAPMDIFSMLRGRRYEEASEARRAWLREFDNFTFHAALVEIFSCGVESPGGAAWQTTDFAAFGMMRLGGGRVSSCYTLLFSTVLDWIINGYEEDQYISVGGVHLLQALMRIEIFKRKVGFHFDPLRGLAKEGGKVKVCMKDGRSRVFDQVIIGGRGGPDATNITPVSHVTCVGYDIEAPAGNSSATVNAALFMITKQKFWLDDDIPALIWTDGLVRELCCIDIESPSGEGLVIFHYEMNDYLSRPFQSDEKKRRCLDLVRELAAVFPELACHLVPVNEDYEEYVFDGHLKDGFRASLWRENSLKKCQYSQDPHMYDSPLMEHGAVCQIDSKDCVNGALFEEQVKTGIITACTVIRSTGGTLSSLHPLDWNKIYFPA; translated from the coding sequence ATGCCTTCTATAAACAAAAGGAAATTCTATATTCTCTCAATACTCCATATCTACATGATGGATCTTCCCTATAACCGCCCCCGTTTCCCCCCGTTTGCTATCACCGGTCTACCTAGTGCGGCCAAACTGAAACGAGCAATTTCTCGGGCCTTTGTCTGCTATGACCAGTTTTGCGATGAACTCCTACAATATCAGCAAAGGTGGACGGATTGGGTGTTCGACCACGGATTTGCAGAAGCCATAGAAGACATGGCTCTGGTGTTCCAGATTGAACCTTGCCTTCATGGTCCCCGAACAGGCACACTGGAAGTGCTGAGATCTTGTCGCACGAAGGTCTTCATTTATACGTCGTACCGCAGGTTGCGCCACTTTGTTGAGAACCAGTGCATTGCTCAACCTGGCGACGCCGTCCTTGCTTGCATGATCCCGCCCTACGTGAGTGACCTCTCACTGCAGGAAATGTCTCGAGCCCACAATAGTTTTTGTCCAGGCAGTCACACGAGCATTGCAGACGTGCAGTGCTTTATTGCCATCCAACTCAGCAGCCTATTTGTTGAGGAGGGTACATGTGATGTGCATGGGCGAAATGGATTAAAAACAACCTGCCGCTTCTTTCGTCGTCCCGCTGAGTGCTTCAGCCGTTACGACATAGTTGCAATAGGGTCTGTGCTCTTTCACAACGCATTGCATCAGCCAGCGAACTACAATGAGGATCTTTCTTGCTTCGATCTGCGGTACGACTATCAGGTTTTCCTCCATGAGCGCGATGCCAATGATGGTGTGGGGCATTATCCGGAAGGCACACCACTACCTAGTGTCGCCATCGTAGGTGGTGGGCTCTCTGGCCTTGTTGCTGCTGCAGAACTACTTGACGCTGGCGTCAGGGAAATAGCCCTTTTTACCCCAGTAGATGAGGTTCGGAGTTTGGGTGTATCGCCGATGTCAAACGGCGACGCTCGCCAGGTCTTGACGTCATTCGGTGTCATGCCCATCTCCGGCAACCAAGTTTGTCTGTCATACTATCTGGATAAGTTTAGAATTCCGTCCAGCCTTCGTTTTCCTTGTGCCGGCAACGATCACACAGCACTCTACTTCCGGAAAAAACGTTACGAATGGCCGGCTGGACAAGCTCCACCAGGTGAATTCCAGCGGATATCTGCAGGGTGGGAGAAACTACTATACCACGGGTGTGAACGGAACGGCAGGAGGCTGATCGCTCCGATGGATATCTTTTCCATGCTGAGAGGTCGGCGTTATGAAGAAGCCTCGGAAGCAAGGCGGGCTTGGCTCAGGGAGTTTGATAATTTCACTTTCCATGCCGCTCTGGTCGAGATCTTCAGCTGCGGTGTCGAGAGTCCTGGTGGGGCGGCATGGCAAACAACTGATTTTGCTGCTTTCGGGATGATGAGATTGGGCGGCGGCCGAGTTTCTTCCTGTTACACCCTACTGTTTTCGACAGTCCTGGACTGGATAATCAATGGGTACGAGGAGGACCAGTATATCTCTGTTGGAGGGGTTCATCTTTTGCAGGCTCTGATGCGCATTGAGATATTCAAGAGAAAAGTAGGATTCCATTTTGACCCCCTGCGTGGACTAGCCAAGGAGGGCGGGAAAGTGAAGGTATGCATGAAAGATGGCCGTTCGCGCGTTTTTGACCAGGTCATCATTGGCGGGCGAGGTGGGCCCGATGCAACTAATATCACTCCGGTTAGCCATGTGACCTGTGTCGGCTATGATATCGAAGCCCCCGCTGGAAACTCGTCTGCTACTGTTAACGCAGCACTTTTCATGATCACAAAGCAAAAATTCTGGCTTGATGACGATATCCCAGCTTTGATCTGGACGGATGGGCTCGTCCGTGAGCTCTGTTGTATTGACATCGAATCGCCATCGGGAGAGGGGCTTGTTATTTTTCATTATGAAATGAACGACTATCTATCCCGCCCGTTCCAGTCCGATGAGAAGAAGAGAAGGTGCTTGGATTTAGTCAGAGAACTTGCTGCTGTCTTTCCTGAATTGGCTTGTCATTTGGTTCCAGTCAACGAAGATTACGAAGAATATGTCTTCGACGGCCACTTGAAGGATGGTTTCAGGGCCTCTTTATGGAGGGAAAATTCTCTTAAAAAATGTCAGTACAGCCAAGATCCGCATATGTATGATTCTCCGTTAATGGAGCATGGGGCAGTTTGCCAGATTGACAGTAAGGACTGCGTAAACGGAGCTTTGTTCGAAGAGCAGGTTAAGACGGGCATCATAACGGCCTGCACCGTCATTCGCAGCACCGGCGGGACACTATCTTCACTCCATCCCCTGGATTGGAATAAAATATATTTTCCTGCTTAA
- a CDS encoding RolB family protein, translated as MARYFGGSSQRLHVDDFRLIKEPTRLKAQLVNVVETYKAAQTETLKYYIPSATERVAHMEAVHVNNAEMGLHPAGFKYPLSFVFTSLAVAKACKENKHLVCEEHLEGDLISCVVPPYQTNVSLAALREIHNSISGGGYRNPTDMDYFVAILPDENFDYQSCEIVTKNGGEGLCKIYSRQLEGPLAYEAILAIGKVLLE; from the coding sequence ATGGCTCGTTATTTCGGTGGTAGCTCTCAACGGCTTCATGTCGATGATTTTCGTTTGATCAAGGAGCCCACTCGACTGAAGGCTCAGCTTGTTAATGTGGTGGAAACCTACAAGGCTGCACAAACAGAGACGTTAAAGTACTATATACCATCTGCAACTGAGCGTGTGGCTCATATGGAGGCAGTCCATGTCAACAATGCAGAAATGGGGCTGCATCCGGCCGGGTTCAAGTATCCTCTGTCCTTCGTCTTTACCTCCCTGGCCGTGGCTAAAGCCTGCAAGGAGAACAAGCATCTCGTGTGCGAGGAGCATTTGGAGGGAGATCTGATATCGTGCGTCGTTCCTCCCTATCAGACAAATGTCTCACTCGCTGCTTTAAGGGAGATCCACAATTCCATTTCGGGAGGAGGGTACCGGAATCCAACAGACATGGATTATTTTGTGGCGATCTTGCCAGATGAAAATTTCGACTATCAGAGCTGTGAAATTGTCACCAAAAATGGCGGCGAAGGCCTTTGCAAGATTTATAGCAGACAACTGGAGGGGCCCTTAGCTTATGAGGCCATACTGGCAATTGGCAAGGTCCTGTTGGAATAG
- a CDS encoding RolB family protein, with amino-acid sequence MADELERQLEGISLVTVLGPDVRAELEAALRDYRDDLDFWKSNGYAVADLDQSVTVDKLLFMYMDEPIADLCVKNRILVCNSNSVAKITSLPPYLPGVTRAEAFEKLNSIVCGGPASGSLQSACCDYFVAFLPSNCFEKTGEISVRTVDGECGPFDVFTRQRQPEDQSDMFFKYEEIVCAGKSLFF; translated from the coding sequence ATGGCAGATGAGTTGGAGCGTCAATTGGAAGGCATTTCTCTCGTTACAGTCCTGGGTCCGGATGTGAGGGCCGAGCTTGAGGCGGCGCTACGGGACTACCGCGATGATCTCGACTTCTGGAAAAGCAACGGTTACGCGGTGGCGGATCTCGATCAATCTGTGACGGTCGACAAGCTTCTTTTTATGTATATGGATGAACCAATAGCAGACTTGTGTGTAAAGAATCGCATCCTCGTTTGCAACAGCAATTCAGTCGCGAAAATTACTTCGCTTCCACCATACCTGCCTGGGGTTACAAGGGCCGAGGCGTTTGAGAAACTTAACTCCATTGTTTGTGGAGGTCCTGCATCTGGATCTCTTCAATCTGCTTGTTGCGACTATTTCGTGGCGTTCCTCCCCAGCAATTGTTTTGAGAAGACCGGTGAGATATCGGTGCGCACAGTGGACGGCGAGTGTGGCCCCTTCGATGTCTTTACCCGGCAGCGTCAGCCAGAGGATCAGAGCGATATGTTTTTTAAGTATGAAGAGATTGTATGTGCTGGAAAGAGTCTATTTTTTTGA
- a CDS encoding amino acid ABC transporter ATP-binding protein, whose translation MADQSKASVAPAVELRGVSKSFGTLSVFKNVSMTVQPKETVVVIGPSGSGKTTLIRCINHLEQIQSGEIYLNGALVSNKLAGGKKVPLSEKEKAAIRRNVGMVFQRFNLFPHLTALQNIIEAPVHVLKRPRQEAIQEGIALLERVGLADKRDQYPAQLSGGQQQRVAIARVLAMKPEIVLFDEPTSALDPEMVGEVLSVMKELAGKGMTMIVVTHEMGFAREVADRVVVMDKGSIIEQGPPEQIFGRPQNARTAEFLERIS comes from the coding sequence ATGGCCGATCAATCCAAAGCCAGCGTGGCACCTGCCGTGGAACTCCGCGGCGTAAGCAAGTCGTTCGGTACCCTGAGCGTGTTCAAGAATGTTTCAATGACGGTCCAACCTAAGGAGACCGTTGTCGTCATCGGTCCGTCCGGCTCCGGCAAAACGACGCTTATCCGTTGTATCAATCATCTGGAGCAAATCCAGAGCGGTGAGATCTACCTGAATGGCGCACTTGTGAGCAACAAGCTCGCAGGCGGTAAAAAGGTCCCACTCAGCGAGAAGGAAAAGGCCGCAATCCGCAGGAATGTTGGCATGGTTTTCCAGCGCTTCAATCTATTTCCGCATCTGACCGCTCTGCAGAACATCATCGAGGCTCCCGTTCATGTTCTAAAGCGCCCGAGGCAAGAGGCGATCCAGGAAGGAATTGCCCTGCTGGAGCGCGTCGGATTGGCCGATAAGCGAGATCAGTATCCCGCGCAACTCTCGGGTGGCCAGCAGCAGCGTGTAGCAATTGCTCGCGTTCTCGCGATGAAGCCCGAGATTGTTCTTTTTGACGAGCCGACCAGCGCACTTGATCCGGAAATGGTCGGCGAAGTTCTCTCTGTCATGAAAGAACTCGCCGGCAAGGGCATGACCATGATCGTCGTCACTCACGAAATGGGTTTCGCACGAGAGGTGGCCGACCGAGTCGTTGTGATGGATAAGGGCTCCATCATTGAACAGGGGCCACCAGAGCAGATTTTTGGTCGCCCCCAAAACGCTCGCACGGCCGAATTCCTGGAGCGAATCTCCTAA